A part of Leishmania panamensis strain MHOM/PA/94/PSC-1 chromosome 34 sequence genomic DNA contains:
- a CDS encoding hypothetical protein (TriTrypDB/GeneDB-style sysID: LpmP.34.3260), whose translation MCSNAATKSFRPPFKHTVLCHSAASTHAVTRQLYRSQAFAPHAASSFADDSCAATLSSTPASHAPGTAAAVSEVFTTPKTAPEGDVNTLSRDVTTDPLPSAEAAIALVKCASSRRQLQQSIDSRQAELASTKVWSLVAGTLHWVTVSQAALQHLADAQTAGQVEQVLSELRIDPPSVLFSVEEGSFCHP comes from the coding sequence ATGTGCTCCAATGCTGCCACGAAGTCGTTCCGTCCACCTTTCAAACACACAGTTCTGTGCCACAGTGCAGCATCCACTCACGCAGTGACGCGACAGCTCTACCGCAGCCAGGCGTTTGCGCCACATGCAGCGTCTTCCTTTGCAGATGACTCCTGTGCAGCAACTCTCTCGTCAACTCCCGCTTCCCACGCACCAGGTACGGCTGCCGCGGTTTCCGAGGTCTTCACAACTCCTAAGACGGCACCGGAAGGCGACGTCAACACTCTGTCGCGAGACGTGACAACCGATCCTCTCCCCAGCGCTGAGGCTGCAATTGCCCTCGTGAAGTGTGCGTCTTCAcgtcggcagctgcagcagagcatTGATTCTCGCCAAGCGGAGCTCGCAAGTACAAAAGTGTGGTCTCTGGTAGCGGGCACGTTGCATTGGGTGACCGTTTCGcaggcggcactgcagcacttGGCGGACGCTCAGACAGCGGGCCAGGTGGAGCAAGTATTGTCAGAGCTTCGCATTGACCCGCCGTCAGTGCTATTCTCCGTTGAGGAAGGCAGCTTCTGTCACCCATGA
- a CDS encoding hypothetical protein (TriTrypDB/GeneDB-style sysID: LpmP.34.3210) yields the protein MPIAPRQGRKGGKISSSPAIASSDSPSAMSPGSVLPGNIGGALPTDPNTTLQFNIEALMGKKRRSPSKAKAVARANEFFASASPGTEAAKAVSDRGSAGATAAAGSTSTPAPAGPAETIANASLVTPSGADSNVFKFDLDAIQQVGQGVVFGGNKTMRTDSHKPESDPNVVLAKLKQLIALQDAQLYGSSATTAYVEIDEVLGFNEATSHQVVLLQRPYAALRLAVALSRESKKRVLVVVPHYSDVSDIAAALRALSPSCLSVGELSGQSFVGEAGTALWVTDVDTALVYLTSQRGMGPFTHLVLPNLTRMNPLVSYFLWGLRERVYRQSASLDKTAPPLHVIVSVSGAMTVRMQQFFGKQTVATPSTALVQPLVEFSYDEANALAGMDVLDVTIDGSGKYPGPHRKVIDHSVQMAAALVSCILSCSVACPQAIYIFTGDSREMIDALHKERLLDTTVYAGRFPSKEDAGATPSKHRVCVLHSVVSFTNYNNEDITFVLDMATTRRFAVQNKSEGFMASSASEWASKMDVEERRQLLGTKYPGCYVALYPPAADVVLPTTETPQPTVYEVEDALLQCSRAQLPIQRANQEMVCPVEAGSMEQVQHSLSEKCFIANLSDFRLTFTGEIASRLPLEVDLAHFVMNCCTLGHSEVGVIVAGVCALPYLFPTGESAEAFASWKRSVIETRQEYAGDVANQSDLLADVLVFLEWWRLKVSGATTVDFVGKLHLKEDRLEQVRSLITYLRVQISDYAFVDDLEDAATLSAVMQSIKSNASIFTFFEAVALARRLFFVRDAGAINIKDRAGALVFVRTAKKVVPNTASPSSVTWESGAALVAVDLRNLASNIICARVSAVNNTYLFAALLLLYPQVEYSAPVEVSSRGGRIVYFGITCNRQMKRFRVSISEAAQILDFREKWSRAIRYLQVLRTARKPLSRYKFNFMLKEEDRHFDLEELHAEVQQELQNLVTEIEVVEHQASFITHGVHCLAPKPVAGAMDGVEASDVDVTKKFHGGDLWTSIYASKTDTPATMAAANAAAVGIPSNIAFTGAQSPVLTFPTSAVSIDDDEDDEVEVMGELYFRMNGPIIDDDE from the coding sequence ATGCCCATTGCTCCTCGCCAAGGCCGCAAAGGGGGGAAGATATCCTCCTCGCCGGCGATCGCCTCGTCGGACTCGCCGTCGGCAATGTCGCCTGGCTCGGTGCTGCCTGGAAACATCGGCGGCGCTCTCCCCACGGACCCCAATACGACACTACAATTCAACATCGAGGCTCTCATGGGTAAGAAGCGTCGCAGCCCCTCCAAGGCAAAGGCCGTGGCACGCGCGAACGAGTTCTTTGCATCCGCATCTCCGGGCACGGAAGCAGCCAAGGCAGTCAGTGACCGAGGGAGcgctggcgccaccgctgctgcgggatcCACCAGCACCCCTGCACCGGCCGGTCCCGCGGAGACGATCGCGAACGCCTCGCTTGTGACGCCGTCTGGCGCGGACTCGAACGTCTTCAAGTTCGACCTCGACGCCATTCAGCAAGTTGGCCAGGGCGTCGTGTTCGGCGGTAACAAGACGATGCGAACAGACTCGCACAAGCCCGAGTCGGACCCAAATGTGGTGCTTGCAAAGCTGAAACAGCTCATCGCCTTGCAGGATGCCCAATTGTATGGTAGCAGCGCCACGACTGCGTACGTCGAGATCGACGAAGTCCTCGGATTCAACGAGGCCACCTCGCACCAAGTAGTGCTGCTTCAGCGACCCTACGCGGCTCTGCGTCTCGCTGTCGCGCTTAGCCGCGAGAGCAAAAAGCgcgtgctggtggtggtgccacATTACTCGGACGTCTCCGACATtgcagcggcactgcgggCGCTGAGCCCctcttgcctctctgtcGGCGAGCTGAGCGGGCAGTCCTTTGTCGGCGAGGCGGGCACAGCCCTGTGGGTGACGGACGTGGACACGGCACTTGTGTACCTGACGTCGCAGCGCGGTATGGGGCCCTTCACGCATCTCGTGCTGCCCAACTTGACCCGCATGAATCCGCTCGTCTCCTACTTCTTGTGGGGGCTGCGGGAGCGCGTGTATCGGCAGAGCGCCAGTCTGGATAagaccgcgccgccgctgcacgtcATCGTGAGTGTCAGCGGTGCCATGACGGTGCGGATGCAGCAGTTCTTCGGGAAGCAGACGGTGGCAACGCCAAGCACAGCACTTGTGCAGCCCCTCGTCGAGTTTTCGTATGATGAGGCGAACGCGCTGGCAGGAATGGACGTGTTGGATGTCACAATCGATGGGTCTGGCAAGTACCCTGGCCCACACCGCAAAGTCATTGATCACTCCGTGcagatggcggcggcgctggtgagctGCATTTTGTCTTGCTCTGTTGCGTGCCCGCAAGCGATTTACATCTTCACTGGTGACTCACGCGAGATGATTGACGCGCTACACAAAGAGCGCCTGCTCGACACGACGGTGTACGCTGGGCGCTTCCCCTCCAAGGAAGACGCCGGTGCCACGCCTTCGAAGCATCGCGTGTGCGTATTGCACTCGGTTGTCTCCTTCACGAACTACAACAACGAGGATATAACGTTTGTGCTCGATATGGCGACAACTCGCCGCTTCGCCGTGCAGAATAAGTCGGAGGGCTTCATGGCTTCGAGTGCGTCGGAGTGGGCGTCAAAGATGGACGTGGAGGAGCGCCGGCAACTGCTTGGCACCAAGTACCCTGGCTGCTACGTCGCCCTGTACCCGCCGGCGGCCGATGTCGTGCTGCCCACCACCGAGACTCCACAGCCGACGGTCTacgaggtggaggacgcGTTGCTGCAGTGTTCCcgagcgcagctgccgatCCAGCGTGCGAACCAGGAGATGGTGTGCCCTGTGGAGGCGGGGAGCATGGAgcaggtgcagcacagcctcTCGGAGAAGTGCTTCATTGCGAACTTGTCCGACTTCAGGCTTACCTTCACGGGCGAGATAGCGTCGCGACTGCCGCTCGAGGTGGATTTGGCTCATTTTGTCATGAACTGCTGCACGCTTGGCCACAGCGAGGTCGGCGTCATTGTGGCCGGCGTCTGCGCGCTTCCGTACCTCTTTCCAACCGGCGAGTCCGCAGAGGCGTTCGCCTCATGGAAAAGGAGCGTTATCGAGACGCGTCAGGAGTACGCTGGCGATGTTGCGAATCAAAGCGATCTCTTAGCGGATGTGCTCGTGTTCCTGGAGTGGTGGCGTCTCAAGGTGAGCGGCGCCACTACAGTGGACTTTGTGGGGAAGTTGCATCTAAAAGAGGATCGCCTCGAGCAGGTGCGCAGCCTCATCACCTACCTGCGCGTCCAGATCTCTGACTACGCTTTTGTCGACGACCTCGAGGacgcggcgacgctgtcAGCGGTGATGCAGAGCATCAAATCGAATGCGTCCAtcttcaccttcttcgaGGCTGTCGCCCTCGCTCGCCGGCTCTTCTTTGTACGCGACGCCGGCGCCATCAATATCAAAGATCGGGCCGGCGCCTTGGTCTTTGTGCGGACAGCGAAGAAGGTTGTGCCCAACACAGCCAGTCCGAGCAGCGTGACATGGGAGTCCGGCGCGGCCTTGGTCGCGGTGGACTTGCGTAATCTCGCTAGCAACATCATCTGTGCCCGCGTTTCGGCGGTCAATAACACCTACCTGtttgcagcgctgctgctcttgtaTCCGCAGGTCGAGTACTCTGCCCCAGTCGAGGTGTCCTCCAGGGGTGGCCGCATCGTGTACTTTGGCATCACGTGCAACCGTCAGATGAAGCGCTTTCGCGTCAGCATCTCTGAGGCTGCGCAGATTCTTGATTTCCGTGAGAAGTGGAGCCGTGCGATAAGGTACCTGCAGGTCCTCCGTACTGCAAGGAAGCCGCTCTCGCGATACAAGTTCAACTTTATGCTGAAGGAAGAAGACCGCCACTTCGACttggaggagctgcatgcggaggtgcagcaggagtTACAGAACCTCGTGACCGAGATAGAAGTGGTGGAACATCAGGCAAGCTTTATCACGCACGGGGTGCACTGCCTCGCGCCAAAGCCCGTGGCAGGGGCAATGGACGGCGTCGAGGCATCCGACGTGGATGTAACCAAGAAGTTTCACGGCGGCGACCTCTGGACAAGCATCTATGCCTCCAAGACGGACACGCCAGCAACCATGGCAGCGGCCAacgcggcggctgtgggCATCCCCTCCAACATCGCGTTTACTGGAGCACAATCGCCGGTCCTTACGTTCCCGACTAGTGCGGTCAGTATTGATGATGATGAGGACGACGAAGTAGAGGTGATGGGGGAACTGTACTTCCGCATGAATGGCCCTAtcatcgacgacgacgagtaG
- a CDS encoding hypothetical protein (TriTrypDB/GeneDB-style sysID: LpmP.34.3220), with protein sequence MGSGYLKRKRKRQELLNDFYSALWSSSPGIAGDQFSKLVKRTVYHYPSSLPFPDLLDDDFPAEPYRSRNKDIKSAIHWGQRKLLLSEIQLLCMYCRPGVSYHIVYAGAAPGTHLAFLDEMFACRHTWELIDPGQFDRAVLEPRANFWLRNEFFTNATAYSINARRLTEVLPALGFVYQHVAVESVQAEKKAIHEQLQGIVGTLDVARGTEDIPAMYEAPLSLPKGLVLLVQVALERNKPLLFISDIRSGSVALPNFEDHVAENMRAQECWTNILHGEHSMLKFRLPYTSKSTKYGGQGVVRETRLIREDGTVPYLRGDLLLPIWTRPTSTEGRLVVPQGAFQKDYNVTHVEDQFFFFNSRVREQVHFNHLVVHDDKLDHHYDAAAEVHCLLTYLRFMCPELKAAKTGDLRKEVLRVAHSITEHLGITFEDAARRRDALMINQAKRNQSKAVVDHKDDADGDEEAEDQEAKSAVFNMCAGSSESASVADTTAPEPRSEWELTMQRLVRLSTYDRNRPVWTRNVREEEHSKASGFWVTTKMPQS encoded by the coding sequence ATGGGTAGCGGGTATCTGAAGCGGAAGCGAAAGCGCCAGGAGTTACTGAATGACTTCTACTCTGCACTGTGGTCGTCATCCCCCGGCATCGCCGGGGACCAATTCAGCAAATTGGTGAAGCGCACTGTTTACCACTACCCCTcgtccctcccttttccagATCTGCTCGACGACGACTTCCCTGCCGAGCCGTACCGATCCCGCAACAAGGACATCAAGAGTGCCATCCACTGGGGACAGCGTAAGCTGCTTCTCTCCGAGATTCAGCTCCTCTGCATGTATTGTCGACCAGGGGTCTCATACCACATTGTGTATGCTGGAGCGGCACCTGGGACTCATTTGGCGTTCCTGGACGAGATGTTTGCGTGTAGGCACACGTGGGAGCTGATCGACCCCGGCCAGTTTGACCGTGCGGTGCTGGAGCCGCGCGCGAACTTCTGGTTGCGCAACGAATTTTTCACCAACGCAACGGCCTACAGCATCAACGCGCGTCGTCTTACTGAAGTCCTTCCAGCACTTGGCTTTGTGTACCAGCACGTTGCCGTCGAGAGTGTGCAGGCTGAAAAGAAGGCGATCCACGAGCAGCTTCAGGGCATTGTCGGGACGCTGGACGTGGCCCGCGGCACCGAGGATATTCCTGCTATGTACGAAGCGCCGCTATCGCTCCCTAAAGgcctggtgctgctggtgcaggtTGCACTGGAGCGCAACAAGCCACTGCTCTTCATCTCGGACATCCGCTCCGGCAGTGTGGCACTGCCGAACTTTGAGGACCACGTGGCGGAGAACATGCGCGCACAGGAGTGCTGGACAAACATCTTGCACGGCGAACACAGCATGCTTAAGTTTCGCCTGCCGTACACCAGCAAGTCGACTAAGTACGGTGGCCAGGGTGTCGTGCGTGAAACGCGCCTGATTCGCGAGGACGGCACTGTCCCCTACCTACGCGGTGACCTGCTGCTTCCTATCTGGACACGACCAACGAGCACGGAGGGTCGGCTTGTGGTGCCACAAGGCGCCTTCCAGAAGGACTACAACGTAACCCACGTGGAAGACcagttcttcttcttcaacTCTAGAGTTCGGGAGCAGGTACACTTCAATCACCTGGTCGTGCACGACGACAAACTCGATCATCATTACGACGCCGCGGCTGAGGTGCACTGTCTCCTTACCTACTTGCGCTTTATGTGCCCAGAGCTGAAGGCTGCTAAAACGGGAGATTTGCGCAAAGAGGTTCTGCGCGTGGCGCACTCCATCACAGAGCACCTTGGCATCACTTTTGAAGATGCTGCTCGTCGTCGTGACGCACTCATGATCAACCAAGCCAAGAGGAATCAGAGCAAAGCTGTGGTGGACCACAAAGACGAcgcggacggcgacgaggaagcaGAGGATCAGGAGGCGAAGAGTGCGGTATTCAATATGTGCGCAGGCTCCAGCGAGAGCGCCTCGGTGGCTGACACAACAGCACCGGAACCGCGGTCGGAGTGGGAGCTAACGATGCAGCGTTTGGTACGTCTTTCCACCTATGACCGAAATCGACCCGTGTGGACCCGGAacgtgagagaggaggagcacagcaAGGCTAGCGGTTTTTGGGTGACTACAAAGATGCCACAGTCATAA
- a CDS encoding hypothetical protein (TriTrypDB/GeneDB-style sysID: LpmP.34.3230) produces MTLDFDVDDAPTFPELVRDARCDVMKGRAMSACWSELADQHTFFKDIAKEGRNRAETFAAVLAAVQGICQAVQRVDLFNSEVEVPSLACTSPFSSPAQGAAGGTWPGSRLEEAQTLAQVARAYLNLYCSTPIPTRAEWVSSLQFLFPQSLNAVSTEANDASAPCPDGDVDAVLTTPTSSTLGRYLTKLRQRVDGVLKELPESEVDGSDGSFVEDELRELLLCCMTVGRRVARATTLPSSDACLTREMVKALQDFVGSSTLEW; encoded by the coding sequence ATGACGCTGGACTTCGATGTGGACGATGCACCAACCTTCCCTGAGCTTGTGCGCGATGCTCGCTGCGATGTCATGAAAGGTCGCGCGATGTCTGCGTGCTGGTCAGAGCTGGCTGATCAGCATACATTCTTCAAGGACATCGCCAAAGAGGGTCGCAATCGTGCCGAAaccttcgctgctgtgctggcTGCTGTCCAAGGGATCTGCCAAGCAGTGCAGCGTGTCGATCTCTTCAACTCCGAGGTTGAGGTGCCTTCACTGGCTTGcacttcccccttttcgtcGCCGGCTCAAGGAGCAGCCGGGGGCACGTGGCCTGGTAGCCGACTTGAAGAGGCGCAGACGCTCGCGCAGGTTGCCCGTGCATATCTCAATCTGTACTGCTCTACACCAATCCCGACGCGTGCAGAATGGGTTAGCTCGCTGCAGTTTCTTTTTCCTCAGTCCCTGAACGCGGTTAGCACAGAAGCCAATGACGCCAGTGCACCTTGCCCCGATGGCGATGTGGATGCTGTCCTCACTACACCCACATCTTCAACTTTGGGGCGCTACTTGACAAAGCTGCGTCAGAGAGTGGATGGTGTCCTGAAGGAGTTGCCTGAGAGCGAGGTAGATGGGAGTGATGGTAGTTTTGTCGAGGATGAACTGAGAGAGCTGCTGCTATGCTGCATGACGGTTGGGCGACGTGTGGCACGGGCGACCACGCTTCCCTCTTCAGACGCGTGTCTGACGCGCGAGATGGTGAAGGCGCTTCAGGACTTTGTGGGGAGCTCGACGCTGGAGTGGTGA
- a CDS encoding hypothetical protein (TriTrypDB/GeneDB-style sysID: LpmP.34.3240), whose protein sequence is MPDAATAAVPQRESIWTLFKQQRLPAWQPILTPLHSILCLFAVATVCLPLSLSVFQANASAADITVRYDNQQQCSFGYNNTGAFRYETSPESVWQTGCITDVSFRVDKHLKAPVYVYYGLDNFYQNHRRFSKSKSDAQLAGQHVSAAAIASATSPLTYPGELCHAGDRGIRLLGTFYHYSDFVYVPAGLIPWSMFNDTFTLYHVTHHEASAATAPALRLICNGSAFSRFTNEPLEDAGRCHKKGIAWTSDAKVKYKKPYFPPPSSPQPVWSAPQWAYEAEDGDVNPSPPSRMPSDNAYFNEGWYAGEPGHRIPVTTDEDLMVWARVASLPKFRKLYRVIDEDLVPGTYLMRIHEHFDAASFGGEKSFSLATMSWLGGRNSFMAWMYLVIGVVSTVSGVSFLCIHHWYGDRALFALTTLLKGD, encoded by the coding sequence atgCCTGATGCGgctaccgctgctgtgccccAGCGCGAGTCCATCTGGACGCTGTTCAAGCAACAGCGTCTACCGGCGTGGCAACCCATCTTGACACCGTTGCACTCGATTCTGTGCCTCTTTGCGGTCGCAACTGTATGCTTGCCGCTGAGCCTGTCGGTCTTTCAAGCGAACGCGTCTGCAGCAGACATTACGGTGCGCTACGACAACCAGCAGCAATGTTCGTTTGGGTACAACAACACAGGTGCCTTTCGGTATGAGACGTCACCAGAGAGCGTGTGGCAGACGGGATGCATAACGGATGTCTCATTCCGCGTAGACAAGCACCTTAAAGCCCCTGTGTATGTCTACTACGGCCTTGACAACTTCTACCAGAACCACCGTCGGTTCTCCAAGTCCAAAAGTGACGCTCAGCTGGCCGGGCAGCACGTCTCCGCTGCGGCCATTGCCTCTGCCACGTCACCTCTCACGTACCCCGGTGAGTTGTGCCATGCTGGCGATCGAGGAATTCGCCTCTTGGGCACCTTTTATCACTACAGCGATTTCGTGTATGTACCAGCTGGACTGATACCATGGTCTATGTTCAACGACACGTTCACCCTGTACCACGTCACTCACCACGAGGCCAGCGCTGCGAcggcaccggcgctgcggttaatctgcaacggcagcgccTTTTCGCGCTTCACCAACGAGCCGCTTGAGGATGCCGGCCGCTGCCACAAAAAAGGCATTGCCTGGACTTCGGACGCAAAGGTCAAGTACAAGAAACCGTACTTCCccccgccgtcgtcgccgcaaCCCGTATGGAGCGCACCACAGTGGGCCTACGAGGCCGAGGACGGCGATGTGAACCCCAGCCCTCCTTCCCGCATGCCGTCCGACAACGCCTATTTCAACGAAGGCTGGTACGCCGGTGAACCTGGCCACCGCATCCCGGTCACGACGGACGAAGACTTGATGGTCTGGGCACGcgtggcgtcgctgcccaAGTTTCGGAAGCTGTATCGAGTCATTGACGAAGACCTGGTACCGGGCACATATCTGATGCGCATCCACGAGCATTTCGACGCGGCCAGCTTCGGCGGCGAAAAGAGCTTCTCACTAGCGACAATGTCATGGCTTGGTGGCCGTAACAGTTTCATGGCGTGGATGTACTTGGTCATCGGTGTCGTCTCAACCGTCAGCGGCGTATCATTTCTGTGCATTCACCACTGGTACGGCGACCGAGCTTTGTTCGCCCTGACGACGCTACTGAAGGGCGATTAA
- a CDS encoding hypothetical protein (TriTrypDB/GeneDB-style sysID: LpmP.34.3250), with amino-acid sequence MVLASPVITLRRTLHFSSTPTSLCSPSPLPLDALVDEVSPYVPTTFTSIQQILRQLPPELMERVCDPVCGGLWPLLSRYRERFESKMIGQVHVVRSRHKQRQSAPPHRRLNAGDVVRQPLAVPSSLCSSLTTKASESNSVAARAILTELQQLFPNYLVPVKALWATVPEAEEQLMRRRVLDALWSPQNRGWLIFHEHPAHCTSRNSSADAAELTHVYEHGYVQLRLDPVVGDNGAAAPTQQSPNARMAGHEVQPYEWYRVARVLPTIATELLFTGELQRQATLLLPPGRDVWHVLLSAPALFELHYVVPTAGESVQQSRAPSLSADDSSSAPLCAAYDATLPPSFCASVYVRFRLEERFVPPDMAGAHETSILRELETLTADRAASVCGLSARQRRRKRKLQRQLAYLRNPTPYFDERVLAQHLFDLLPLRDGVHQSALLGSLPQTAVQAFPQNVAELLQARSDLFHLSDARHGVLVQRADAPKVAQRPIESVTGEEILLHLFSTYSLRSDPQEGTTISRSLPRLPRLVRERLFTMQDIVTEVLILYPDKVEVLACRSPSISSLSSSSSPHTSEDDERALRELRTVRGRRDFLVPFRFVGEWQDKLTEKYVKQQEKDRMKSIRARQSSAVSHRSPPRY; translated from the coding sequence ATGGTTCTGGCCTCTCCTGTCATTACACTCCGGCGAACTTTGCACTTTTCCAGTACCCCAACCAGCTTGTGCTCTCCGTCTCCGTTACCGCTTGATGCGCTGGTGGATGAGGTTAGTCCCTATGTGCCGACAACATTCACTTCAATTCAGCAAATCTTACGTCAGCTTCCGCCAGAGCTGATGGAGCGCGTGTGTGATCCCGTCTGCGGTGGATTATGGCCCCTCTTGTCTCGCTACAGGGAGCGCTTTGAAAGTAAAATGATCGGGCAGGTGCACGTGGTGCGCAGTCGCCATAAGCAGAGACAGTCCgcaccgccgcatcgccgGCTCAATGCGGGTGACGTAGTGAGACAACCATTAGCAGTCCCGTCGTCCTTGTGCAGTAGTCTGACTACTAAAGCATCAGAGTCTAACTCGGTTGCCGCCCGGGCTATTCTCACTGAGCTTCAGCAACTGTTCCCGAACTATCTGGTGCCAGTCAAGGCCCTCTGGGCGACTGTCCCGGAGGCCGAAGAGCAGCTGATGAGACGCCGGGTACTTGATGCTCTTTGGTCGCCACAGAACAGAGGATGGCTCATCTTTCACGAGCACCCAGCACACTGCACCTCCCGCAACTCTTCAGCGGATGCAGCGGAATTAACTCACGTGTATGAGCATGGGTATGTGCAACTGCGACTCGACCCTGTGGTGGGCGATaacggtgccgcagcaccaacgCAGCAGTCGCCGAACGCGCGGATGGCGGGGCATGAGGTGCAGCCGTACGAGTGGTACAGGgtggcgcgtgtgctgccGACCATAGCAACGGAGCTGCTCTTCACAGGTGAACTGCAAAGGCAGGCAACCCTTCTCTTGCCACCCGGACGAGATGTCTGGCATGTTTTGTTAAGCGCGCCTGCACTCTTCGAGCTTCACTATGTAGTCCCCACGGCTGGTGAGAGCGTGCAGCAGTCGCGTGCACCGTCCCTCTCTGCCGATGACTCATCTTCAGCGCCCCTTTGCGCAGCATATGACgccacgctgccgccatccTTCTGCGCCTCCGTGTACGTGCGCTTTCGGCTTGAGGAGCGTTTCGTTCCACCAGACATGGCGGGCGCGCACGAGACGAGCATACTACGCGAGCTGGAGACGCTTACTGCGGACCGGGCGGCAAGTGTATGCGGCCTCAGTgcgcgccagcgacgccgcaagcgcaagctgcagcgccagcttGCCTACCTGCGCAACCCAACCCCGTACTTCGACGAGCGGGTCCTAGCGCAGCATCTCTTTGACCTTCTTCCGCTGCGTGATGGGGTGCACCAATCGGCGCTCTTAGGGTCGTTGCCGCAGACTGCCGTGCAAGCTTTTCCTCAAAATGTGGCGGAGCTCCTTCAAGCGCGGAGTGATTTGTTTCACCTGTCCGATGCAAGGCATGGCGTCCTGGTGCAGCGTGCCGATGCCCCCAAAGTTGCCCAGCGCCCCATCGAGAGTGTTACTGGGGAGGAAATACTCCTGCACCTCTTTTCCACCTATTCGCTCCGTAGCGATCCGCAAGAGGGGACGACGATCAGTCGAAGTCTCCCGCGACTGCCGCGGCTCGTGCGTGAGCGTCTTTTCACCATGCAGGACATCGTGACTGAAGTGCTGATACTGTACCCTGACAAGGTGGAGGTACTCGCGTGCCGGTCGCCGAGCATCTCATCCctctcgtcgtcctcgtcgccgcacaCCAGCGAGGATGATGAGCGTGCTCTGCGTGAGTTGCGGACCGTCCGTGGTCGCCGTGATTTTTTGGTTCCATTCCGTTTTGTGGGGGAGTGGCAGGACAAACTGACGGAGAAGTATGTGaagcagcaagagaaggacAGGATGAAGAGTATTCGTGCTCGTCAGAGCAGTGCAGTCAGTCATCGTTCACCGCCTCGATACTGA